A window of the Phoenix dactylifera cultivar Barhee BC4 unplaced genomic scaffold, palm_55x_up_171113_PBpolish2nd_filt_p 000516F, whole genome shotgun sequence genome harbors these coding sequences:
- the LOC120106283 gene encoding uncharacterized protein LOC120106283 produces MDKYAASQFLSYKMVDTKPVVDQAHELTVIYHELGLRGMGITESLQVACTIDKLPPSWKDFGLSLKHKTEDMTMKTLLSAIRIQEQHLEKDNEQLMNPELLTKVNFVESQNKTHKFKNSKFEKGGPRNKRKPMKPKHHINKNDRKPICYNCGKLGHMARVCRMKKKKYQNYEHAPSQPANPQTNMVLSSTGPTSTDDRSGAA; encoded by the exons ATGGACAAGTATGCTGCTAGTCAATTCCTGTCTTATAAGATGGTTGACACCAAGCCCGTAGTTGACCAAGCCCATGAGTTAACAGTGATTTATCATGAGTTAGGCTTAAGGGGAATGGGAATAACTGAGAGCCTTCAAGTTGCTTGTACCATTGACAAGCTCCCACCTTCTTGGAAAGACTTTGGGTTATCCCTGAAACATAAAACCGAGGATATGACAATGAAAACTCTATTGTCTGCCATTAGGATCCAAGAACAACACCTTGAGAAAGATAATGAGCAACTCATGAATCCTGAGCTTCTAACCAAGGTGAACTTTGTAGAAAGCCAAAATAAGACCCATAAGTTCAAgaactccaaatttgaaaagggtggacctagaaacaaaagaaaacctaTGAAGCCAAAACACCATATCAATAAGAATGATCGGAAGCCGATTTGCTACAATTGTGGAAAACTCGGTCATATGGCTCGAGTAtgccggatgaagaagaagaagtatcagAACTATGAACATGCGCCTTCTCAACCTGCAAATCCACAAACCAACATGGTGCTATCCAGTACTGGTCCTACTAGTACTGATGATCG GTCCGGAGCGGCCTAA